From a single Rhodospirillaceae bacterium genomic region:
- a CDS encoding sel1 repeat family protein produces the protein MRKLTTSFLVTFAILLGSAGESLSADFKKGVTAYKNGDYVTALHELEPLAKQGDAGASTILGGMFTFGKGVPQNYKIAVRYYLVAANQGIAFAQYSLGNMYSNGEGVPQDYETAVKWHTFAANQGHARAQTNLGVMYSLGRGVKKDNVYAYKWGCLGALNGNINGAKLSDFVSNSMTSSQLSRAKRLCLNFVPDPPPTDRNRQAPPPLLIKKKPKSNNPQFMKAKLDKESKEAAFKLGLSNFAWEPIECAAFYAIGAEGFNRAGQKKNAKRMKSLHEELLGFARSLIPPKTVLARLKLVMTKQIDEVDGDYRNIRNKFLIICPDEMRRGTRTEYIYPNDFSQAAHMRKQ, from the coding sequence ATGAGAAAACTGACCACATCCTTTCTAGTGACATTTGCCATTCTTTTGGGAAGCGCAGGGGAGAGTTTGAGTGCCGATTTTAAGAAGGGTGTAACCGCATACAAGAATGGAGACTATGTAACCGCCCTACATGAACTTGAACCTCTAGCAAAACAGGGGGACGCTGGTGCTAGTACAATACTGGGTGGAATGTTCACTTTCGGAAAAGGTGTTCCACAGAACTATAAAATTGCGGTGAGGTATTACTTGGTTGCCGCGAATCAGGGAATCGCCTTTGCTCAGTACTCACTAGGAAATATGTACAGCAACGGAGAAGGTGTTCCACAGGACTATGAGACAGCGGTGAAGTGGCACACGTTTGCGGCGAATCAGGGACATGCCCGTGCCCAGACTAATCTGGGCGTAATGTACTCATTAGGACGGGGTGTAAAGAAAGACAATGTCTATGCCTATAAGTGGGGGTGTCTTGGTGCATTGAATGGAAACATTAATGGCGCAAAGTTAAGTGATTTTGTTTCGAATTCTATGACCTCTTCACAACTTTCTAGGGCGAAACGACTTTGCCTTAACTTTGTTCCTGACCCCCCCCCCACTGACCGAAACCGTCAAGCCCCCCCCCCACTACTGATAAAAAAGAAACCCAAGTCCAATAATCCTCAGTTCATGAAGGCTAAATTGGATAAGGAAAGCAAAGAGGCGGCGTTTAAACTTGGATTATCAAATTTTGCGTGGGAACCAATTGAGTGTGCTGCGTTTTATGCCATTGGCGCGGAGGGTTTTAACAGGGCTGGGCAGAAAAAAAACGCGAAGAGAATGAAGAGTTTACACGAAGAATTACTCGGGTTTGCGCGTTCGCTTATCCCACCAAAAACCGTTTTAGCGAGGTTAAAGTTGGTGATGACTAAGCAAATTGACGAAGTTGATGGTGATTACAGAAACATCAGAAATAAGTTTCTAATAATTTGCCCTGATGAGATGAGGCGTGGGACGCGCACAGAATACATTTATCCCAACGATTTCTCCCAGGCAGCTCACATGCGCAAGCAATAG
- a CDS encoding glutathione S-transferase family protein codes for MVLIGRYISPFVRRVAVSLHYLDIPFESKPLSLISEMPDIEQHNPLGRVPALILDDGRTLIDSAAILDHIDALVGPDRALLPMNAPTRQLVLQLVAYATGTLERVMNAVAEENRPVEKQIAERTSRFDRQSAVGLSALENIVQSWEWSVGERLTQSEIISTITTTYIQRMRPHLWDGAIYPTLATITSKCENLPAFRDAPFDVS; via the coding sequence ATGGTTCTGATCGGTCGTTACATTTCGCCGTTCGTCCGTCGTGTGGCGGTTAGTCTTCACTATCTCGATATTCCCTTTGAGTCGAAACCCCTTTCCCTCATTTCCGAGATGCCGGATATCGAACAACACAACCCACTTGGCCGAGTTCCCGCACTGATCTTGGATGATGGACGTACGCTTATTGATAGCGCTGCAATTCTTGATCATATTGATGCCTTGGTCGGGCCAGACAGGGCATTGCTGCCGATGAATGCACCCACGCGTCAACTTGTCTTGCAACTCGTTGCGTATGCAACGGGTACCCTGGAACGGGTAATGAATGCGGTTGCCGAAGAAAACCGGCCGGTAGAAAAACAAATAGCGGAACGCACGTCTCGTTTTGATCGTCAGTCGGCTGTTGGGCTCTCTGCATTAGAAAACATCGTTCAGAGCTGGGAATGGTCCGTCGGTGAGCGCCTCACGCAATCCGAAATTATATCAACCATTACAACAACATACATCCAAAGGATGCGGCCTCATTTGTGGGACGGCGCGATATACCCGACCCTCGCCACAATTACTTCGAAGTGCGAAAATCTTCCGGCGTTTCGTGATGCGCCATTCGATGTTTCCTGA
- a CDS encoding ABC transporter substrate-binding protein — MLQNKYHIGIAAAALSVGLISAVPSIAQSPISFTDQKKKTIKLNKPVTRVVTIPIPAASMFMAVDGGTKRLVGMHHLSKTAIKGNILQKFFPDALNITSNIVGKGFTFIPNVEELLSLNPDIVFQWSHLGDDIIKPIENAGMKVASIRIGKEAFTIKWLQMMGAMLGKSEKTDAMIKWRHDTRAMLAKHTSGIPEDKRPRVLYFMNYLSKLRVAGGKSYNNFYINLAGGKNSAGGLGMFAVVSAEQIIAWNPEVILLNGFERKLSPKDVYNNPLLADVSAVKNKRVYKMPLGGYRWDPPNQESPLTWLWLSMVLHPEKFSWPLRKVMDEKYRFIYGQGLSDGDIDAILKMKMNGTAANYRIFTRQ; from the coding sequence ATGTTGCAAAATAAATACCATATAGGAATTGCCGCTGCGGCCTTATCTGTCGGATTAATCTCAGCGGTTCCATCAATTGCACAGTCCCCCATTTCGTTCACGGATCAGAAGAAAAAGACTATCAAGCTTAATAAACCAGTCACACGCGTGGTGACGATCCCAATTCCAGCCGCGTCGATGTTTATGGCGGTTGACGGGGGAACCAAACGTCTGGTGGGCATGCATCATTTGTCTAAGACGGCGATCAAGGGCAATATTCTTCAAAAATTTTTCCCCGATGCCCTCAATATCACCAGCAATATTGTAGGCAAGGGTTTCACGTTCATTCCTAATGTTGAGGAATTGCTCTCTCTCAATCCTGATATCGTATTTCAGTGGTCACACTTGGGGGACGACATTATTAAACCGATTGAAAATGCTGGGATGAAAGTCGCCTCAATTCGTATCGGTAAAGAAGCGTTTACGATTAAATGGCTCCAGATGATGGGCGCCATGTTAGGAAAATCAGAAAAGACAGACGCCATGATCAAATGGCGTCACGATACTCGCGCGATGCTCGCCAAGCACACGTCTGGAATACCGGAGGACAAGCGTCCACGTGTCCTTTATTTTATGAATTACCTTTCAAAACTGCGGGTTGCCGGCGGAAAGTCGTACAATAATTTTTATATCAATCTTGCTGGAGGCAAGAATTCGGCGGGCGGTCTTGGCATGTTCGCCGTCGTTAGTGCAGAGCAAATCATAGCTTGGAATCCAGAGGTCATATTACTAAACGGATTCGAACGTAAGCTCTCACCAAAAGACGTATACAATAATCCGCTTCTCGCCGATGTCAGCGCAGTGAAAAACAAGCGTGTCTACAAGATGCCGCTCGGTGGTTACAGATGGGATCCGCCAAACCAAGAATCTCCGCTCACGTGGCTATGGCTTAGTATGGTTCTTCACCCTGAGAAATTTTCCTGGCCATTGCGCAAAGTAATGGACGAGAAATACCGATTTATCTACGGTCAGGGACTAAGCGATGGTGATATTGACGCCATTCTCAAAATGAAGATGAACGGGACCGCAGCCAATTATCGAATATTTACCCGTCAGTAG
- a CDS encoding iron ABC transporter permease has product MSKTFSLDLWRTARFPAFWLSLTIVLILTTLFSLIVGRYAVPITHVIGILFSPFSGIDPYWTSVEQRVVELIRLPRIILALVAGAGLAISGAALQGVFRNPLVGPQIIGVSSGAAFGGALGILLSESSLLIISLAFIFGMAAIMIVYFISRMNGRAPILMLVLSGVVTGAFFMALVSLVKFVADPDDKLPAIVFWLMGSFASASYDKVTLVAIPVTIASAVIYFLRFRINVLSLGDEEAKSLGIGVEQTRWIILVCVALVSAAVVSAAGIIGWVGLVIPHVARMMVGPDHRVLLPASALIGAIYLILVDNFARASIAAEIPLGIITAIIGAPIFAILLRRTQAKGWQND; this is encoded by the coding sequence CTGAGTAAAACGTTTTCGTTAGATTTGTGGCGAACGGCGCGCTTTCCGGCGTTCTGGTTATCGCTCACCATAGTCTTGATCTTAACCACGCTCTTTTCGCTTATCGTTGGCCGCTACGCCGTACCCATTACACACGTCATCGGTATCTTGTTTTCGCCGTTCTCAGGAATCGATCCCTATTGGACAAGTGTGGAGCAAAGGGTGGTGGAGCTGATTAGATTGCCGCGAATAATTCTTGCATTGGTCGCTGGCGCCGGTCTCGCCATATCAGGAGCAGCACTACAAGGAGTATTTCGAAACCCCCTCGTTGGGCCGCAAATTATTGGTGTTTCCTCGGGTGCGGCGTTTGGTGGAGCGCTTGGAATTTTATTGTCCGAAAGCTCTCTGCTCATAATCAGTCTGGCTTTTATATTTGGCATGGCGGCGATCATGATCGTCTATTTCATTAGCCGTATGAATGGCCGGGCTCCCATTCTCATGCTTGTCCTTTCCGGCGTTGTCACGGGTGCATTCTTTATGGCGCTCGTCTCTCTGGTGAAATTTGTCGCCGACCCAGACGACAAATTGCCGGCAATCGTATTCTGGCTGATGGGAAGTTTTGCGTCGGCAAGCTATGATAAAGTGACCTTGGTCGCCATCCCGGTGACGATTGCGAGTGCGGTAATTTATTTTTTGCGGTTCAGGATTAACGTTTTGTCGTTGGGCGACGAAGAGGCTAAGAGCCTCGGTATTGGCGTAGAACAAACCCGCTGGATCATTTTAGTATGTGTGGCCCTTGTTAGTGCCGCCGTCGTGTCTGCAGCTGGTATTATCGGATGGGTTGGCCTGGTTATCCCACATGTCGCACGTATGATGGTCGGCCCCGATCATCGTGTGCTGTTGCCTGCTTCTGCCTTGATCGGAGCGATCTATCTTATTCTGGTCGATAATTTTGCCCGGGCGTCAATCGCCGCTGAAATTCCTCTTGGTATCATCACCGCTATCATTGGCGCGCCAATTTTTGCGATCTTGCTGCGCCGTACGCAGGCAAAGGGTTGGCAAAATGATTGA
- a CDS encoding ABC transporter ATP-binding protein codes for MIECQNAGFRYAEDWIFRAHNFRVETADIVAVIGPNGRGKTTLLKIITGLLQPNEGNIHVQGNIGYVPQNAQSAFPYSVLDMVVMGRARHIGLFSVPGKHDFEIAHKMIDHLGLKSYEDRPFDRLSGGERQLVLMARALASECDVLVLDEPASALDFYNQNIILRTLRDVAKNHGLTVLLTTHYPQHAIHLADKVLLMHSANHFQFGTTADVMTDVNLEQLYSMPIRNVSIDHEGRVVTTTVPIFS; via the coding sequence ATGATTGAGTGTCAGAATGCAGGCTTCCGTTACGCAGAAGACTGGATATTTCGCGCACATAATTTCCGTGTCGAGACCGCAGATATCGTCGCCGTCATTGGGCCAAATGGCCGCGGTAAAACAACGCTGCTCAAGATCATTACAGGTTTACTCCAACCTAATGAAGGCAATATTCATGTTCAGGGCAATATTGGCTACGTCCCACAAAATGCCCAGTCCGCATTTCCCTACTCGGTTCTGGATATGGTGGTAATGGGGCGTGCAAGACATATTGGATTGTTTAGTGTACCGGGTAAGCACGATTTTGAGATCGCCCATAAAATGATCGACCATCTGGGCTTAAAGTCGTACGAAGATCGTCCGTTCGATAGACTTAGCGGCGGAGAACGTCAGCTGGTGCTGATGGCCCGAGCGCTTGCATCGGAATGCGATGTCCTTGTTCTGGACGAACCTGCCTCGGCGCTTGATTTCTACAATCAGAATATAATCCTGCGGACACTACGCGACGTCGCCAAGAACCACGGGCTTACGGTTTTGTTGACCACACATTACCCACAGCACGCCATCCATCTCGCTGACAAGGTACTGTTAATGCACAGCGCCAACCACTTTCAGTTTGGCACAACCGCTGACGTAATGACCGATGTTAATTTGGAACAACTCTACAGCATGCCGATCCGTAACGTCTCTATAGATCACGAAGGAAGAGTGGTAACAACCACTGTCCCGATATTCTCGTAG
- a CDS encoding hydrogenase maturation protease, with the protein MSRDDKILICGVGNVLRADDGFGVRVAHALMARDDLGSSVKVIETGIGGMSLVQELMDGYDALLLIDAYTREGEPGQLYFLEPEIPDTDSMGVHEKRSYFADTHYATPIRALALASQVAELPSVIRVLGCEPQNCDDMTIGLTPPVEAAIPAAIEMALDFLNKILRPGS; encoded by the coding sequence GTGTCGAGAGACGATAAAATTCTTATATGCGGAGTCGGCAATGTGTTGCGTGCCGATGACGGTTTTGGTGTGCGCGTGGCGCACGCTCTAATGGCGCGTGATGACCTGGGCTCTTCTGTCAAAGTCATTGAAACCGGCATTGGGGGCATGAGCCTCGTGCAAGAATTAATGGATGGCTACGATGCACTTCTCCTGATCGATGCCTATACCCGCGAAGGAGAACCGGGCCAACTGTATTTTCTTGAACCGGAAATCCCTGATACCGATTCAATGGGCGTACACGAAAAACGTTCCTATTTTGCCGATACCCATTACGCCACACCAATCCGCGCCCTTGCACTCGCGTCACAAGTCGCGGAGCTGCCTTCGGTTATTCGAGTACTTGGATGCGAACCACAAAACTGCGATGACATGACAATCGGCCTCACTCCTCCGGTTGAGGCTGCGATCCCAGCAGCTATTGAAATGGCACTGGATTTTCTCAATAAAATTCTGCGGCCCGGAAGTTAA